A genomic region of Ensifer sp. PDNC004 contains the following coding sequences:
- a CDS encoding substrate-binding domain-containing protein, with the protein MNMTRRSLGRLTLGLMGAAAFGVPSFAADMPKPFDKAGDVKIALVRYLSTGDFFQSYLAGVEAQSKALGVQLQVFDSRQDAALQADMVDQAIALGVQGIIIQHGLTESMKEAAQRAVDAGIKVVAFDVNVENEKIPQIEQSDRDLARLALEQAVKDNGESFKAGYVYVAGIAPLDRRDETWKEFKAKYSGIEEAAQFGTMDNPIANSVANQARAVISAKPDITVMFAPYDEFAKGVKIAVDEAGLSSSVKIYSADISTSDIAAMREAGSAWTATAATNPAVVGQVSVRSLAMLLAGEDPGRQVVVPPTLITQKDLNDQDIKNMEELGVKLPQFAHADVAMPAWMPKP; encoded by the coding sequence ATGAACATGACTCGCAGAAGCCTGGGCCGCTTGACGCTCGGGTTGATGGGGGCCGCCGCCTTCGGCGTGCCGTCCTTTGCCGCCGACATGCCGAAGCCGTTCGACAAGGCCGGCGACGTCAAGATCGCGCTCGTGCGCTACCTTTCGACAGGCGACTTCTTCCAGTCCTATCTCGCCGGCGTCGAGGCGCAGTCCAAGGCGCTCGGCGTGCAGCTTCAGGTCTTCGACAGCCGCCAGGACGCAGCGCTCCAGGCCGATATGGTCGACCAGGCGATCGCACTCGGTGTGCAGGGCATCATCATCCAGCACGGCCTGACGGAATCGATGAAGGAAGCCGCCCAGCGGGCGGTCGACGCCGGCATCAAGGTCGTTGCCTTCGACGTCAACGTCGAAAACGAGAAGATCCCGCAGATCGAGCAGTCCGATCGCGACCTCGCGCGCCTCGCGCTCGAGCAGGCCGTCAAGGACAATGGCGAGAGCTTCAAGGCTGGCTACGTCTATGTCGCCGGCATCGCGCCGCTCGACCGCCGCGACGAGACCTGGAAGGAATTCAAGGCCAAGTATTCCGGCATCGAGGAAGCCGCGCAATTCGGGACCATGGACAACCCGATCGCCAACTCGGTCGCCAACCAGGCCCGCGCGGTGATTTCGGCCAAGCCCGACATTACCGTGATGTTCGCGCCCTATGACGAGTTTGCCAAGGGCGTGAAGATCGCAGTCGACGAGGCCGGCCTTTCGTCCAGCGTCAAGATCTACTCGGCCGACATTTCGACGTCTGACATCGCCGCCATGCGCGAAGCGGGCTCGGCCTGGACGGCAACGGCCGCCACCAACCCGGCCGTCGTCGGCCAGGTCTCGGTCCGCTCGCTCGCCATGCTGCTTGCCGGCGAAGACCCGGGCCGCCAGGTGGTCGTACCGCCGACGCTGATCACCCAGAAGGACCTGAACGATCAGGACATCAAGAACATGGAAGAGCTCGGCGTGAAGCTGCCGCAGTTCGCCCATGCAGATGTTGCCATGCCCGCATGGATGCCGAAGCCTTAA
- a CDS encoding ABC transporter permease yields the protein MSSEQSNSAAPVAVPSSASGIREAAIKYGFLVLLAGMVLYFSLVTGGFASPQSAVFILQSVSITGILALGVTATLVVGGFDLSIGSVATTAMMASSYVMVVMGGDALTATLVCLAIGVLVGFVNGVIIVYMRVPDLLATLGMMFLLLGLQRIPTEGRSIATGMTLPDGSVAEGTFSPAFLALGRHRFDFILPNLVPVSVVVLIVLAILIWFFLEYTRFGRMMYAVGSNERAAGLAGAPVNAYKISAYIISGVFASIGGILLAARLGRGDIASGNNLLLDAVAAALIGFAVLGAAKPNAFGTAIGALFVGILLQGLTMMNAPYYTQDFIKGAVLVAALIFTFALSKRGKR from the coding sequence ATGAGCAGTGAACAGAGCAATTCCGCAGCACCGGTCGCGGTCCCTTCAAGCGCATCGGGAATTCGCGAGGCGGCGATCAAATACGGCTTCCTCGTGCTTCTCGCCGGGATGGTCCTTTATTTCTCGCTCGTGACCGGCGGCTTCGCCTCGCCGCAGAGCGCCGTCTTCATCCTGCAATCGGTGTCGATCACCGGCATCCTGGCGCTGGGCGTGACGGCCACGCTGGTCGTCGGCGGCTTCGATCTTTCGATCGGCTCAGTCGCGACAACGGCGATGATGGCCTCATCCTATGTGATGGTGGTGATGGGCGGCGACGCACTGACCGCAACACTCGTGTGCCTTGCCATCGGCGTGCTGGTCGGTTTCGTCAATGGCGTCATCATCGTCTATATGCGCGTGCCGGATCTGCTGGCGACGCTCGGCATGATGTTCCTCTTGCTCGGCCTCCAGCGCATCCCGACAGAGGGCCGGTCGATTGCAACCGGCATGACGCTTCCCGACGGTTCGGTCGCCGAAGGCACCTTCAGCCCGGCCTTCCTGGCGCTCGGCCGCCATCGCTTCGATTTTATCCTGCCCAATCTCGTGCCGGTTTCGGTCGTGGTGCTGATCGTGCTTGCGATCCTGATCTGGTTCTTCCTCGAATACACCCGCTTCGGCCGCATGATGTATGCCGTCGGCTCCAATGAGCGGGCAGCCGGCCTCGCCGGTGCGCCGGTCAATGCCTACAAGATTTCCGCCTACATCATCTCCGGCGTCTTCGCTTCAATCGGCGGCATCCTGCTTGCCGCCCGCCTTGGCCGCGGCGACATCGCGTCGGGCAACAACCTGCTTCTCGATGCGGTTGCCGCCGCGCTGATCGGCTTTGCCGTTCTCGGCGCCGCCAAGCCGAACGCGTTCGGCACGGCGATCGGCGCGCTCTTCGTCGGCATCCTGCTGCAGGGGCTGACGATGATGAACGCACCCTATTACACCCAGGATTTCATCAAGGGCGCCGTCCTCGTCGCTGCCCTGATCTTCACCTTTGCGCTCTCGAAAAGAGGCAAACGCTGA
- a CDS encoding sugar ABC transporter ATP-binding protein: MSEQAVFRIEGVRKSFGPVPVLRGVDLDLKAGAVTVLMGANGAGKSTLVRILSGVYTRDAGTITLAGMAFEPTTPAEAIRAGVVTVHQNINDGVVADLDVATNLTLDRLNGRGARLFFNPRRVRREAAAVASRMGLAIDLAANINDLTLADRQMVAIARAMAHEPKVLILDEPTSSLSSAEADRLFDLVDRLKARGVAILYISHRMSDIRRLADSIVALRDGRISGRFEGPELDYEGAVNAMLGRKVSAGAVDLRDGGAPVFALRGLKLSEQARPFDFTLRDGEIVAVTGLVGVGKTALAETLFGARTPFAGEMMLDGARYAPGSTGRAIARGVFLVAKDRAESGIVPDFNIYENISLPFLSRLSRFGISSRRAEKTKARQQIAALGVVCRSERDELQTLSGGNQQKVMVGRWLSEPSRLLILDEPFQGVDIAARRDIGEKLRASAAGRATILLLTELDEAFEVADRILVMSEQTIVGEHRNANIDVERLLSEIAGQFYQQVHAS, translated from the coding sequence ATGAGCGAACAGGCAGTGTTTCGCATTGAGGGCGTGCGCAAATCCTTTGGGCCGGTACCGGTTCTTCGAGGGGTGGATCTCGATCTCAAGGCTGGGGCGGTTACCGTTCTGATGGGCGCCAACGGCGCCGGCAAATCCACGCTCGTGCGGATCTTGAGCGGCGTCTACACGCGCGACGCCGGCACGATCACGCTCGCCGGCATGGCCTTCGAGCCGACGACCCCGGCCGAAGCGATCCGCGCCGGCGTCGTCACCGTGCATCAGAACATCAATGACGGGGTGGTCGCCGATCTCGACGTGGCCACCAATCTGACGCTCGATCGTTTGAACGGACGCGGTGCGCGGCTGTTCTTCAACCCGCGCAGGGTGCGGCGCGAGGCTGCCGCGGTCGCGTCGCGCATGGGGCTTGCGATCGATCTTGCCGCCAATATCAACGACTTGACGCTTGCCGACCGGCAGATGGTGGCGATCGCCCGTGCCATGGCGCACGAGCCGAAGGTGCTGATCCTCGACGAGCCGACCTCGTCGCTGTCGAGCGCCGAGGCTGACCGCCTATTTGATCTCGTCGATCGGTTGAAGGCGCGCGGGGTCGCCATTCTCTATATTTCGCATCGCATGTCGGATATCCGTCGGCTGGCCGACAGCATCGTCGCCCTGCGTGACGGCCGCATCAGTGGCCGCTTCGAAGGGCCGGAACTGGACTATGAGGGCGCCGTCAACGCCATGCTCGGTCGCAAGGTCTCGGCAGGGGCCGTCGATCTTCGCGACGGCGGCGCTCCGGTCTTTGCCCTCCGCGGCCTGAAGCTATCGGAACAGGCGCGCCCTTTCGATTTCACCCTCCGCGACGGAGAAATCGTCGCCGTTACCGGGCTTGTGGGCGTCGGCAAGACGGCGCTCGCCGAGACCCTGTTTGGCGCGCGCACGCCGTTCGCCGGTGAGATGATGCTCGACGGCGCGCGCTATGCGCCGGGAAGCACGGGCCGGGCGATCGCCCGCGGCGTCTTTCTTGTCGCCAAGGACCGCGCCGAAAGCGGCATCGTTCCCGACTTCAACATCTACGAAAACATCAGCCTGCCGTTCCTTAGCCGGCTCTCGCGCTTCGGCATATCGAGCCGGCGGGCGGAAAAGACCAAGGCCCGCCAGCAGATCGCGGCGCTTGGCGTCGTCTGCCGCAGCGAGCGCGACGAGTTGCAGACACTTTCGGGCGGGAACCAGCAGAAGGTGATGGTCGGGCGCTGGCTTTCCGAGCCGTCGCGCCTGCTCATCCTGGACGAACCCTTCCAAGGCGTCGACATCGCCGCACGCCGCGACATCGGCGAAAAGCTGCGGGCCTCGGCCGCGGGCCGCGCCACGATCCTCTTACTGACCGAACTCGACGAAGCCTTCGAAGTCGCCGACCGCATCCTCGTGATGTCGGAACAGACCATCGTCGGCGAGCACCGCAATGCCAACATCGATGTCGAGCGGCTCCTGTCGGAAATCGCCGGTCAATTCTATCAACAGGTCCATGCGTCATGA
- the mtnK gene encoding S-methyl-5-thioribose kinase — translation MDKHVFEALSAATLPEKLGGNAVLREKIGPDFSRWSVKEVGDGNLNLVFIVTGDKGAAIVKQALPYVRLVGESWPLPLKRSYFEYHALKRQAARDPGLVPEIYFFDESQALIVMEFLTPHVILRRALIDGRQLPKIGRDLGLFVARTLFRGSDLSMATREKKADLALFADNIELCDITENLVFSDPYFEAELNRHTTPQLDPIVAELRADRDLKVEAQRLKHLFSAKAETLCHGDLHTGSVMATDDETRVIDPEFAFYGPISFDVGMLLANFWMSYFSQSGHENGTGARDSMRSYLLDTVEVIWETFRTEFAHLWRTERNGILYQASLFEARNDPFGAEQALDIVIDEIWREMLGFAGVEMHRRILGLAHNADFETIIDPDRRAACETRALKLGRHLAVNRHHIHSLKDIRALAERLQKETSA, via the coding sequence ATGGACAAGCACGTCTTCGAGGCGCTGAGCGCTGCGACGTTACCGGAAAAACTCGGTGGCAACGCCGTCCTGAGAGAAAAGATCGGGCCGGACTTTTCGCGCTGGAGCGTCAAGGAAGTCGGCGACGGCAACCTGAACCTGGTCTTCATCGTCACCGGAGACAAGGGTGCTGCCATCGTCAAGCAGGCGCTGCCCTATGTGCGCCTTGTCGGCGAAAGCTGGCCGCTGCCGCTGAAGCGCTCCTATTTCGAATATCATGCCCTCAAGCGTCAGGCAGCGCGCGATCCCGGACTCGTGCCCGAAATCTATTTCTTCGACGAATCCCAGGCGCTCATCGTCATGGAGTTCCTGACGCCGCACGTGATTTTGAGGCGCGCGCTGATCGACGGGCGGCAGCTCCCGAAAATCGGGCGTGACCTTGGCCTCTTCGTCGCACGTACGCTCTTTCGCGGCTCCGACCTCTCCATGGCCACGCGCGAGAAGAAGGCGGACCTTGCGCTTTTCGCCGACAATATCGAGCTTTGCGACATCACCGAAAACCTGGTGTTCTCCGATCCCTATTTCGAGGCAGAGCTCAATCGGCACACTACGCCGCAGCTCGATCCCATTGTGGCCGAGCTTCGCGCCGACCGCGACCTCAAGGTCGAAGCGCAACGGCTGAAGCATCTTTTCTCCGCCAAGGCGGAGACGCTTTGCCATGGCGACCTGCACACCGGCTCAGTGATGGCGACGGACGACGAGACCCGTGTCATCGACCCGGAGTTCGCGTTCTACGGACCGATCAGCTTCGACGTCGGCATGCTGCTTGCCAATTTCTGGATGAGCTATTTTTCGCAGAGCGGCCACGAAAACGGGACCGGTGCCCGCGATAGCATGCGTAGCTATCTGCTCGATACGGTCGAAGTCATCTGGGAAACCTTCCGCACCGAATTCGCCCATCTCTGGCGCACCGAGCGTAACGGCATTCTCTATCAGGCAAGCCTCTTTGAAGCGCGCAACGACCCGTTCGGCGCCGAACAGGCGCTCGACATCGTCATCGACGAGATCTGGCGCGAGATGCTGGGCTTTGCCGGCGTCGAGATGCACCGCCGTATCCTGGGGCTCGCCCACAACGCCGACTTCGAAACCATTATCGACCCCGATCGCCGCGCTGCCTGTGAAACCAGGGCGCTGAAGCTCGGGCGTCACCTTGCCGTCAACCGGCATCATATCCACAGCCTCAAGGACATCCGCGCGCTTGCGGAACGCCTTCAGAAGGAGACATCAGCGTGA
- the mtnA gene encoding S-methyl-5-thioribose-1-phosphate isomerase — protein sequence MKVGERHYHTIWLNEDGRSVDIIDQRWLPHEFRVVTLKTVADVAVAIRDMWVRGAPLIGVTAAYGVAIAMAKDPSNAHLDAVWEELNETRPTAINLRWALNAMRDHLRPLPEGERAKAAYDRAAEIAAEDVELNRAIGANGLKVIREIAAKKAPGEPVRILTHCNAGWLATVDYGTATAPIYMAVEEGIPVHVYVDETRPRNQGAYLTAWEMNGHGVPHTLIVDNAGGHLMQHGDVDMVIVGTDRTTANGDVCNKIGTYLKALAARDNGVPFYVALPSPTIDWTVRDGIKEIPIEERTADEVSFVQGRASDGSIASVRISPEGSPAANPAFDVTPARLITGLITERGIATPSPEGLKALFPERS from the coding sequence GTGAAAGTCGGAGAACGCCACTACCATACGATCTGGCTCAACGAGGACGGCCGTTCCGTTGACATCATCGACCAACGCTGGCTGCCGCATGAGTTCCGTGTCGTGACACTGAAGACGGTCGCCGATGTCGCCGTCGCCATCCGCGACATGTGGGTGCGCGGCGCACCACTGATCGGCGTCACCGCCGCCTACGGTGTCGCGATTGCGATGGCCAAGGACCCGTCGAACGCCCATCTCGACGCCGTCTGGGAGGAGCTCAACGAAACACGCCCGACCGCGATCAACCTGCGCTGGGCTCTGAACGCCATGCGCGACCATCTGCGCCCCTTGCCGGAAGGCGAGCGTGCCAAGGCAGCCTATGATCGCGCCGCCGAGATCGCGGCCGAAGATGTCGAACTCAATCGCGCCATCGGCGCAAACGGCTTGAAGGTCATCCGCGAGATTGCTGCAAAGAAGGCGCCGGGTGAACCCGTGCGCATTCTCACTCATTGCAACGCCGGTTGGCTTGCGACCGTCGACTACGGCACGGCGACTGCCCCCATCTACATGGCTGTCGAGGAAGGCATTCCGGTGCATGTCTATGTCGACGAAACGCGCCCGCGCAATCAAGGCGCCTATCTCACCGCCTGGGAAATGAACGGTCATGGCGTGCCGCACACGCTGATCGTCGACAATGCCGGCGGGCACCTGATGCAGCACGGCGATGTCGATATGGTCATAGTCGGTACGGACCGGACGACCGCCAACGGCGATGTCTGCAACAAGATCGGCACCTACCTGAAGGCGCTTGCCGCGCGCGACAACGGCGTCCCCTTCTATGTCGCCCTCCCCTCGCCGACGATCGACTGGACGGTGCGCGACGGGATTAAGGAAATTCCGATCGAGGAGCGCACCGCCGACGAGGTAAGCTTCGTCCAGGGGCGCGCCAGTGACGGCTCGATTGCCAGCGTGCGCATCTCGCCGGAGGGCAGCCCCGCCGCCAATCCGGCCTTCGACGTCACGCCCGCCCGCCTCATCACCGGCCTGATCACCGAGCGCGGCATCGCAACGCCGTCGCCCGAGGGCCTCAAGGCGCTTTTCCCAGAACGGAGCTGA
- a CDS encoding transketolase translates to MTLTNRVSTEEIALGIRRRVFFHTMKNNGGYLSQACSAAESLALLYNELLTLGEPTLPKVPLPFRGVPSAHNPDAFTGAGYHGPVGPAFDRFFISPAHYALVIYSALIEMGRMDEHALDHFNKDGGSVEMIGAEHSPGMEVTTGSLAQGLSMASGVAWARLQKKEPGKVWVYMSDGEFQEGQTWECLAAMSYHGIDNIRVVVDVNRQQCDGAMSSVLDLGDLAARVSAFGVTCRSVDGHDLDALRAAAGSAEPGKPLVILANTSPYQGMDFLKKRFPRLHYVRFKSAEERLEMQAALAAELGVDADAMKGA, encoded by the coding sequence ATGACACTCACGAACCGGGTTTCAACGGAAGAGATCGCGCTCGGCATCCGCCGGCGCGTGTTCTTCCACACGATGAAGAACAATGGCGGTTATCTCAGCCAGGCCTGCTCGGCCGCTGAGAGCCTGGCGCTGCTCTATAACGAGCTTCTGACGCTCGGCGAGCCGACCTTGCCGAAGGTGCCGCTGCCGTTTCGCGGTGTTCCTTCTGCGCATAATCCGGACGCTTTCACCGGTGCCGGCTATCACGGACCGGTCGGGCCGGCGTTCGACCGTTTCTTCATCTCGCCCGCCCACTATGCGCTCGTCATCTATTCGGCGCTGATTGAGATGGGGCGGATGGACGAGCACGCGCTCGACCATTTCAACAAGGATGGCGGTTCGGTCGAGATGATCGGCGCCGAGCACAGCCCCGGCATGGAAGTGACCACGGGCTCGCTGGCGCAGGGTCTCTCCATGGCCTCGGGCGTCGCCTGGGCGCGGTTGCAGAAGAAGGAGCCGGGCAAGGTCTGGGTCTACATGTCGGATGGCGAATTCCAGGAAGGCCAGACCTGGGAGTGCCTTGCGGCGATGAGCTATCATGGCATCGACAACATCCGCGTCGTCGTCGACGTGAACCGCCAGCAATGCGACGGCGCGATGTCGTCGGTGCTCGACCTTGGCGATCTTGCGGCCCGCGTCAGCGCCTTCGGCGTCACCTGCCGGTCGGTGGACGGTCATGATCTCGACGCGCTGAGGGCCGCGGCCGGAAGCGCGGAACCGGGCAAGCCGCTGGTGATCCTCGCCAACACCTCACCCTACCAGGGCATGGACTTCCTCAAAAAACGTTTCCCGCGGCTTCACTACGTGCGTTTCAAGAGCGCGGAAGAGCGGCTTGAAATGCAGGCGGCACTTGCGGCCGAACTCGGCGTCGACGCCGACGCAATGAAAGGGGCCTGA
- a CDS encoding transketolase family protein — MVEIVNRPYAKAFETFATARPEVLCLSADLTSSCEVDGFRDRHPQKFLSLGMAEQNMLSFAGGLAMEGYRPFIHTFSVFLYRRPYDQLINSIAYSNRKVRLMGFLPGITTPGGITHQAIEDIAVLRAVPNMTILETGDATEVETVLDVADSIDGPVYVRVLRGEVPRLFSTPFAFNKLRVLSEGDDILVVSSGVCTEEALRATQPLQARGIGITHLHASTLKPFDRDGLLKAARGKKGVVTLENHTIVGGLGSLVAEILAEEGLGVRLKRLGLNDTFAHGASKPYLMKKYGLDASALVGAIGDLVGKPLEIGEDELTEVRIDHVHSAQKAEAL, encoded by the coding sequence ATGGTCGAGATCGTCAATCGTCCCTACGCCAAGGCATTCGAAACCTTTGCCACCGCACGGCCCGAGGTCCTCTGCCTTTCCGCTGACCTGACATCCTCCTGCGAGGTCGACGGCTTCCGCGACCGGCATCCGCAGAAATTCCTCTCGCTCGGCATGGCCGAGCAGAACATGCTGTCCTTTGCTGGCGGGCTGGCGATGGAAGGCTACCGCCCGTTCATTCACACCTTTTCGGTCTTCCTCTACCGCCGCCCCTACGACCAACTCATCAACTCCATCGCCTATTCCAACCGCAAGGTTCGGCTGATGGGCTTCCTGCCCGGCATCACCACGCCCGGCGGCATCACCCATCAGGCGATCGAAGACATTGCGGTCTTGCGCGCCGTACCGAACATGACGATCCTCGAGACCGGTGACGCCACCGAGGTTGAGACCGTTCTCGATGTGGCCGACAGCATCGACGGGCCCGTCTATGTGCGCGTGCTCCGCGGCGAGGTCCCGCGTCTCTTCTCCACGCCTTTCGCGTTCAACAAGCTGCGGGTCCTGTCCGAGGGCGACGACATACTCGTCGTTTCCTCGGGCGTCTGCACCGAGGAAGCGCTGCGCGCCACCCAACCGCTTCAGGCACGCGGCATCGGCATCACCCACCTGCACGCCTCGACCCTGAAACCCTTCGATCGCGACGGCCTCTTGAAGGCCGCGCGTGGCAAGAAGGGGGTCGTCACGCTGGAAAACCACACCATCGTCGGTGGCCTCGGCTCGCTCGTTGCGGAAATTCTGGCCGAAGAAGGCCTCGGCGTCCGCCTGAAGCGGCTCGGCCTCAACGACACCTTCGCCCATGGCGCGTCCAAGCCCTACCTCATGAAGAAGTATGGGCTCGATGCGAGCGCGCTCGTTGGCGCGATCGGAGATCTCGTCGGAAAGCCGCTGGAGATTGGCGAGGACGAATTGACGGAGGTCCGCATCGATCACGTGCATTCGGCACAGAAGGCGGAGGCGCTCTAG
- a CDS encoding RuBisCO large subunit C-terminal-like domain-containing protein, with protein MAPRFTVTYYVRAAEAEEAKARALDIALEQTVEIPRSAVPKGYVEDEILGKLEDLKPDPAGRPGFLATISYSDDDVGGDFLQLLNVIFGNSSIKPGLKVEDIGLSPGILALCAGPKHGIAGLRARAGVGESPLLMSAIKPVGLSTSELARRAHDFALGGMHFVKDDHGLVDQVTSPFSERLRACIAAVGEANAKTGGNTSFVPNVTGPASAVLERAKDAQAAGAGAVMLAPALTGYDVVRTLAADPDFTLPIVSHPAFSGANVVSSDCGFSHRSFFGTLHRLMGADAVIYPNFGGRFGFTREECLSIARACAVDMGGPKAIVAAPGGGMTFERVPEMREAYGNDVMYLIGGALLQEPNLVDACRRLVAAVHS; from the coding sequence GTGGCTCCGCGTTTCACCGTCACCTACTACGTGCGCGCCGCTGAGGCCGAGGAGGCTAAGGCGCGCGCGCTCGACATCGCGCTGGAGCAGACCGTCGAAATTCCGCGCAGCGCTGTTCCCAAAGGCTATGTCGAGGATGAGATCCTCGGCAAGCTGGAGGACCTGAAGCCGGATCCGGCCGGCCGGCCGGGCTTTCTCGCCACGATCTCCTATTCCGACGACGATGTCGGCGGCGACTTTCTGCAGCTCTTGAACGTCATCTTCGGCAACAGTTCCATCAAGCCCGGCCTGAAGGTCGAGGATATCGGTCTTTCTCCGGGTATCCTTGCGCTTTGCGCAGGACCGAAGCACGGTATTGCCGGGCTTCGTGCCCGCGCAGGCGTGGGCGAAAGCCCTCTTTTGATGTCGGCGATCAAGCCCGTCGGGCTTTCGACATCCGAACTTGCGCGCCGTGCCCACGATTTCGCGCTTGGCGGCATGCACTTCGTCAAGGACGACCACGGTCTCGTCGATCAGGTGACGTCGCCTTTTTCCGAACGCCTGAGGGCCTGCATCGCGGCCGTCGGCGAGGCCAATGCCAAAACCGGTGGCAACACGAGCTTCGTGCCGAATGTCACCGGGCCGGCTTCAGCCGTGCTTGAGCGGGCGAAGGATGCGCAGGCAGCCGGTGCCGGTGCGGTAATGCTGGCCCCGGCTTTGACCGGTTATGATGTCGTCCGCACGCTTGCAGCCGACCCCGATTTCACCTTGCCGATCGTTTCGCACCCGGCCTTCTCGGGCGCAAATGTGGTCTCTTCCGATTGCGGCTTCTCGCACCGGTCCTTCTTCGGCACGCTGCATCGGCTGATGGGGGCGGACGCGGTGATCTATCCGAACTTCGGAGGCCGCTTCGGTTTCACGCGAGAGGAATGCCTGTCTATCGCCCGGGCCTGCGCGGTCGACATGGGCGGGCCGAAGGCGATCGTCGCCGCTCCCGGTGGCGGCATGACCTTCGAGCGGGTCCCCGAGATGCGCGAAGCCTACGGCAACGACGTCATGTACCTCATCGGCGGCGCCCTGCTTCAAGAGCCGAACCTCGTGGACGCTTGCCGCCGCCTGGTCGCCGCGGTCCATAGCTAG
- the repA gene encoding plasmid partitioning protein RepA, with the protein MAGKPTFGRQEGKMAIARPAETDVQLKEDAAAKILRHAGLLSSQLQQLRTRMYPPKSEKTLRSFLTNEVSKLTSIPDSTLKLMSSEGRGPKPSRLENNHRVYTLAQINELRELFAKQKPSEALRFLPRRRPGEHLQVLAIANFKGGSAKTTTCVHLAHYLALNGYRVLALDLDPQASLSALFGAQPELDVGANETIYAALRYDDAERRPIRDIIRKTYFEGVDLVPGNLEVMEYEHETPRVLASKSSSGAIFFERLKLALSEVEDDYDVVLLDTPPSLGFLTLSAIYAATSMIITVHPAMLDVASMSQFLLMMGDLIGVLNDNGAQLDQDFIRYLVTRHDPNDAPQSQVVAMLRHLFGSDVLLPTAIESTAVEAAGLAKRSIYELEMGQIGRDTHKRAREAVDGVNEAIIRLINSSWGRE; encoded by the coding sequence ATGGCCGGTAAACCGACTTTCGGCCGCCAAGAGGGAAAAATGGCGATAGCTAGACCTGCAGAAACTGACGTTCAACTCAAGGAAGACGCTGCCGCCAAGATATTGCGGCACGCCGGTCTTTTGTCGAGCCAGTTGCAGCAACTGCGAACGCGCATGTATCCGCCGAAGTCCGAGAAGACCTTGAGGTCGTTTCTGACGAACGAAGTTTCGAAGCTGACATCCATACCGGATTCGACGCTGAAGCTGATGTCGTCCGAGGGGCGCGGGCCCAAGCCAAGCCGCCTGGAGAACAATCACCGGGTCTACACGCTCGCGCAGATCAACGAGCTTCGGGAGCTGTTTGCAAAGCAGAAGCCTTCCGAGGCGCTCCGCTTCCTGCCTCGCCGCCGCCCGGGCGAACATCTTCAGGTCCTTGCGATCGCCAACTTCAAAGGCGGTAGCGCCAAGACGACCACATGTGTCCATCTTGCGCATTATCTGGCGCTCAATGGCTATCGCGTACTCGCGCTCGATCTCGATCCTCAGGCATCGCTCTCGGCACTGTTTGGCGCGCAGCCGGAACTCGATGTCGGCGCCAACGAAACGATTTACGCGGCACTTCGCTACGACGATGCCGAGCGCCGGCCGATCCGGGACATCATCCGCAAGACCTACTTCGAAGGCGTCGATCTCGTACCGGGCAACCTCGAAGTCATGGAATACGAGCACGAGACGCCGCGTGTGCTCGCAAGCAAATCGAGCTCCGGCGCCATCTTCTTCGAGCGCTTGAAACTCGCACTTTCCGAGGTGGAAGACGACTACGACGTCGTCCTCCTGGATACGCCTCCTTCCCTCGGCTTCCTGACGCTGAGCGCGATTTACGCCGCCACGAGCATGATCATCACCGTTCACCCGGCGATGCTCGACGTTGCATCGATGAGCCAGTTCCTCTTGATGATGGGCGACCTGATCGGCGTGTTGAACGATAACGGTGCTCAGCTCGACCAGGATTTCATTCGTTACCTCGTGACGCGGCACGATCCGAACGACGCACCTCAGTCGCAGGTCGTGGCAATGTTGCGTCATCTCTTCGGCTCGGACGTGCTCCTGCCGACCGCGATCGAAAGCACGGCAGTCGAGGCGGCGGGCCTGGCCAAACGGTCGATCTATGAGCTCGAAATGGGCCAGATCGGCCGCGACACGCACAAGCGGGCCCGTGAAGCTGTCGATGGCGTGAACGAGGCCATCATTCGTTTGATCAACTCGAGCTGGGGACGTGAATGA